The following coding sequences are from one Pocillopora verrucosa isolate sample1 chromosome 5, ASM3666991v2, whole genome shotgun sequence window:
- the LOC131770442 gene encoding protein phosphatase 1K, mitochondrial: protein MLCRRISGLARIGEHSLPRIIRRNYRIQYSTVLKKFSRSFSGETSTNSEISSVRLWSDGGGDHVVSNPFDDLGAWHDAEAKSFLHNVSVDTVGKSTAKGQREANEDCYKILELEPDLYYFAVFDGHGGSVAVEFVSEHLHDCIKNFYRSDKSIESVLVEAFIKCNNDLKEYCEWLIEKGHERNILHCGTTATVALLQNGTDLTVASVGDSSALMCRLGEAVSMTIAHHPSREDEQQRIKVFNGWIDWGLNSPKVNGKLAMTRSVGDFHLKPYGVIAIPEIQQFKLDLSTDSFIVLHTDGVSHVMSDEEITHLVQTCPDAEHAANILTHCAIQYGSEDNMTAIVIPLRLWTKKPKQKVSKEHSLLKNMRINYI from the exons ATGTTGTGCCGTAGAATTTCGGGTCTTGCCCGAATCGGAGAGCATTCTCTGCCCAGAATTATTCGAAGAAACTACAGAATTCAGTACTCTAcagttctaaaaaaattttcgcGAAGTTTCTCCGGCGAAACTTCCACTAACAGCGAAATATCGAGCGTTCGCTTGTGGAGCGATGGCGGCGGTGATCATGTTGTTTCGAACCCTTTCGATGATTTAGGTGCTTGGCACGACGCTGAAGCCAAATCTTTTCTTCACAATGTTTCGGTAGACACGGTTGGAAAAAGTACTGCGAAAGGACAACGGGAAGCGAATGAGGACTGTTACAAAATTTTAGAACTAGAACCAGACTTGTATTACTTTGCCGTGTTCGACGGCCATGGTGGATCAGTGGCTGTGGAGTTTGTGAGCGAACATCTTCATGATTGTATAAAGAACTTTTACAGAAGCGATAAAAGTATTGAAAGTGTATTAGTGGAAGCTTTTATTAAGTGTAACAACGATTTGAAGGAATACTGTGAGTGGCTTATTGAGAAAG GTCATGAGAGGAACATATTGCACTGTGGTACTACAGCGACTGTAGCTCTCTTACAAAATGGTACAGATCTTACAGTAGCTAGTGTTGGAGACAGTAGTGCATTAATGTGCCGACTGGGTGAAGCAGTCTCAATGACAATTGCACATCACCCATCCAGAGAAGATGAGCAGCAAAGAATAAAGGTGTTCAATGGATGGATTGATTGGGGATTAAATTCTCCAAAGGTTAATGGAAAGCTTGCGATGACTCGCTCAGTTGGTGACTTTCATCTGAAGCCCTACGGAGTCATTGCCATCCCTGAAATACAACAATTTAAACTGGATCTCAGCACAGattctttcattgttttgcaTACTGATGGTGTCTCACATGTTATGTCAGATGAGGAGATTACTCACCTTGTGCAGACTTGCCCCGATGCTGAACATGCTGCTAATATTCTGACACATTGTGCAATACAATATGGTTCAGAGGACAATATGACTGCGATAGTAATTCCTCTGAGACTCTGGACCAAAAAACCCAAACAGAAGGTTTCAAAAGAGCACAGCTTATTGAAAAACATGAGAATTAATTATATCTAA
- the LOC136281297 gene encoding brain acid soluble protein 1-like isoform X2 codes for MDSEYLKKHVGKALASGLAEIAEKRPVDPIEYLAHWLRKYVENEEFAKKELEEKKALEKERQEAEEELIREQKRKEEAELIARQEAFEKAANEEVVLDQTPRPIPPEVTGTLAPVAEGDEVEDQDNKAEEAEKTTEEAAPTGEGEGGEAAAASAEKTDEAAKPEGEEKKEGEGEEPAKETDGEEKPTEGETKEGEGEVEQAGEKQEGEAAEDEKKEGEAAEDEKKEDQPETEAEPAPANKGDETTDAEPEPAPAAEEQADPAAQTEEPEVPQE; via the exons ATGGACTCTGAATATCTCAAAAAACACGTCGGAAAAGCTCTTGCCTCTGGTTTAGCTGAAATAGCGGAGAAAAGACCAGTAGATCCCATTGAATATTTAGCTCACTGGCTACGAAAATACGTTGAAAATGAAGAGTTTGCAAAGAAG GaactagaagaaaaaaaggctcTTGAGAAAGAGAGACAAGAAGCTGAAGAGGAGCTTATTAGAGAACAGAAACGGAAAGAGGAAGCTGAATTGATTGCACGGCAAGAAGCATTTGAGAAGGCTGCCAATGAGGAGGTTGtgcttgatcaaacaccaaggCCGATTCCACCAGAAGTCACTGGGACATTGGCTCCTGTTGCAGAGGGAGATGAAGTAGAAG ATCAAGACAATAAAGCAGAAGAGGCAGAGAAGACTACTGAGGAAGCTGCACCAACTGGTGAAGGTGAAGGTGGTGAGGCTGCTGCAGCTTCTGCTGAGAAGACTGATGAGGCGGCAAAGCCAGAGGGAGAGGAAAAGaaggaaggggagggggaggagcCGGCAAAGGAGACAGATGGGGAGGAAAAGCCTACAGAAGGAGAGACAaaggagggggaaggggaagtGGAGCAAGCAGGAGAGAAGCAAGAGGGGGAAGCAGCtgaggatgaaaaaaaagagggagaagcagcggaagatgagaaaaaagagGATCAACCTGAAACAGAAG CAGAGCCAGCACCTGCAAATAAAGGGGATGAAACAACGGATGCAGAACCAGAACCAGCACCAGCTGCTGAAGAACAGGCAGACCCTGCAGCTCAAACAGAAGAACCTGAAGTGCCTCAGGAATAA
- the LOC136281297 gene encoding neurofilament medium polypeptide-like isoform X1 has product MDSEYLKKHVGKALASGLAEIAEKRPVDPIEYLAHWLRKYVENEEFAKKELEEKKALEKERQEAEEELIREQKRKEEAELIARQEAFEKAANEEVVLDQTPRPIPPEVTGTLAPVAEGDEVEDQDNKAEEAEKTTEEAAPTGEGEGGEAAAASAEKTDEAAKPEGEEKKEGEGEEPAKETDGEEKPTEGETKEGEGEVEQAGEKQEGEAAEDEKKEGEAAEDEKKEDQPETEAAEPAPANKGDETTDAEPEPAPAAEEQADPAAQTEEPEVPQE; this is encoded by the exons ATGGACTCTGAATATCTCAAAAAACACGTCGGAAAAGCTCTTGCCTCTGGTTTAGCTGAAATAGCGGAGAAAAGACCAGTAGATCCCATTGAATATTTAGCTCACTGGCTACGAAAATACGTTGAAAATGAAGAGTTTGCAAAGAAG GaactagaagaaaaaaaggctcTTGAGAAAGAGAGACAAGAAGCTGAAGAGGAGCTTATTAGAGAACAGAAACGGAAAGAGGAAGCTGAATTGATTGCACGGCAAGAAGCATTTGAGAAGGCTGCCAATGAGGAGGTTGtgcttgatcaaacaccaaggCCGATTCCACCAGAAGTCACTGGGACATTGGCTCCTGTTGCAGAGGGAGATGAAGTAGAAG ATCAAGACAATAAAGCAGAAGAGGCAGAGAAGACTACTGAGGAAGCTGCACCAACTGGTGAAGGTGAAGGTGGTGAGGCTGCTGCAGCTTCTGCTGAGAAGACTGATGAGGCGGCAAAGCCAGAGGGAGAGGAAAAGaaggaaggggagggggaggagcCGGCAAAGGAGACAGATGGGGAGGAAAAGCCTACAGAAGGAGAGACAaaggagggggaaggggaagtGGAGCAAGCAGGAGAGAAGCAAGAGGGGGAAGCAGCtgaggatgaaaaaaaagagggagaagcagcggaagatgagaaaaaagagGATCAACCTGAAACAGAAG CAGCAGAGCCAGCACCTGCAAATAAAGGGGATGAAACAACGGATGCAGAACCAGAACCAGCACCAGCTGCTGAAGAACAGGCAGACCCTGCAGCTCAAACAGAAGAACCTGAAGTGCCTCAGGAATAA
- the LOC131770488 gene encoding leucine-rich melanocyte differentiation-associated protein, with the protein MDSAEVAVVLNGTQLSFVGQEAESIPGIIGRKYGKVTTRLDLSYNQLRSLNGLYSFEKLEELILDNNQLGDDMDFPEMPHVHTLTLNKNKIVSLDVILDKLSKNLPSLKYLSMLSNQACPNELSFSHRDEEDYQRYRYYVLYRLPKLTFLDSRPVKQDERDEAQRVGAHMKIMAPSDEDLTSNTADSLESTESLKYTPLPSNSITAGDHKGTFGRCRYVYYGKQSEGNRFIRNNEL; encoded by the exons ATGGATAGTGCCGAGGTAGCTGTGGTGTTAAATGGTACTCAG tTATCATTTGTTGGCCAGGAGGCAGAGAGCATACCAGGGATTATTGGAAGGAAATATGGGAAGGTTACTACAAGATTGGATTTGAGCTACAACCAGCTAAG ATCTCTCAATGGCCTGTACAGTTTTGAAAAACTGGAGGAACTAATCCTTGACAACAACCAGCTTGGAGATGATATGGATTTTCCTGAAATGCCCCATGTACACACACTAAcgttaaacaaaaacaaa ATAGTCAGTCTAGATGTAATTTTGGATAAGCTCTCCAAGAATCTACCCTCACTGAAATACCTGAGCATGCTGAGTAACCAGGCTTGTCCAAATGAACTGTCCTTTTCACACAGAGACGAGGAAGATTACCAGCGATACAG ataTTATGTCCTCTACCGCCTGCCAAAGCTAACCTTCCTTGATTCAAGACCTGTTAAACAGGATGAGAGAGATGAGGCTCAACGAGTTGGTGCTCACATGAAGATTATGGCCCCCTCTGACGAAGACCTGACTAGTAAC ACTGCTGATTCGCTGGAAAGCACGGAATCCTTAAAATACACCCCGCTACCGAGCAATTCAATCACTGCAGGAGATCATAAAGGCACATTTGGACGTTGCCGATACGTCTACTACGGAAAACAATCGGAAGGCAACAGATTTATAAGAAACAACGAGCTTTAA
- the LOC131770487 gene encoding leucine-rich melanocyte differentiation-associated protein-like: MENSDAGFIISDTQLSLVCREAKNIPETIGRKYGKVVKILDLSSNGLRSLNGLYCFENLEELILDNNQLGDDVEIPVMANLHTLTLNKNNISNLDGFLDKVSKNLPSLKYLSLLSNQACPNELSFSYRDEEDYQRYRYYVLHRLPNLTFLDSRPVKKAEKREAQRVGAYMKIVAPSLTDLKAQMQESVELSRFTPLPSTTKAPGKHKGTFGRIRYNYSGKNSEGNRFIKNAQL; encoded by the exons ATGGAAAATTCAGACGCAGGTTTTATAATTAGTGATACCCAG TTGTCGCTTGTTTGTCGTGAAGCTAAGAACATACCAGAGACTATTGGCAGGAAATATGGGAAAGTAGTCAAGATCTTGGACCTGAGCTCTAACGGACTgag ATCGTTGAACGGGTTGTACTGTTTCGAAAATCTGGAGGAACTAATTCTTGACAATAACCAGCTAGGAGATGATGTGGAAATTCCCgtaatggccaatttacacacGCTGAcgttaaacaaaaacaat ATATCCAATCTAGACGGATTCTTGGACAAAGTTTCCAAGAATTTACCTTCTCTGAAATATCTCAGCTTGCTTAGTAACCAGGCCTGTCCAAACGAACTGTCATTTTCCTACAGAGACGAGGAAGATTACCAGCGATACag ATATTATGTACTTCACCGACTGCCAAACTTAACATTTCTCGATTCAAGGCCTGTTAAAAAGGCAGAGAAAAGAGAGGCACAGAGGGTTGGTGCTTACATGAAGATCGTTGCTCCTTCACTAACCGACCTG AAAGCTCAAATGCAAGAAAGCGTAGAATTATCAAGATTCACTCCACTACCCAGTACCACAAAGGCTCCTGGGAAACACAAGGGGACGTTTGGACGTATTCGGTACAACTACTCTGGAAAGAATTCTGAAGGCAACAGATTTATAAAAAATGCTCAGCTTTGA
- the LOC131770462 gene encoding cartilage intermediate layer protein 1-like, with protein sequence MKEMKPSGNRNPRKNKYIVAMSQSSSPKRRLLIALLVAIILVVVGILLAVLIPTYMRGKGKPESSSENIQEQANGKDLDSRTKSEVVVGVTTRTSVFQESIFNTLKSKQEGSFSPTTEGSSSVHYQTSLSRSSMATYTTTKKKKPGATSSLISLNTTPSPKAMSVVSEKVQTPSLSSIVSLSTKKTRISVSSIISSTSEVRSVSSVADPTVIANLSPNKESKWSRWSSWSDCTKTCGTGSRYRNRTCVAINKGAVFAPISCAGKSSQTVSCAEWKCPDCSRNCTIGTLNDACDACTCHHHVLSGRVLTIENVPLSEVNISLAETPYNILAQTNASGHFATLGVCAGEQELLLQKSGFVPVREKANVLTPTMATITVKLEFAVPPFVTVHPKSKIRMPGQAVTFCCDGKGNPPPEIEWFKENNVIDKELYNYNNTLEISDVAGLSGSFRCRVVNQFGSEFSEVAELKVMARSDDSCPLAPISKNQTLPPGCVLNGTNITILDVGECERVACVKRKDTFNSSCSEPLQCCGPRSFDNVLVRCGAFMSFTLSKIKTCGCDQCIDEQTIMQGVTVGQDGKAAKFVDLFFNDKQVDKTDVDGMFSISVPRDTKRAIVTFKDQIFKKFEEEDKIFVLYEGQKAMYKVTLREKPKPLIFNASEPLDLPLGGKLDSFADLELPENSLLTEDGSVFRGNAKASVSVTDPRNLSDILTAPGDFTTVSEDGQEGILETYGMIKLNMEDDNGKPLVMSKPMKVYLDPEKLNLIVSEGNASVKLYWLDRKMGRWREAGDFSLEDGSKRRRKRTNRIFLAGTVTPSIARENLNFDWPHVRVSLRVTVTSKEDNVVVTAIRKDNKGYVQRTTNQGVVCMAIWKDVDYYLQAEKDSKYYDPDESIRDYIKHVNGSIVSFEGDGKTIGSFEFHSALVNPRGPIYDVDDWDDGSEKQMCEKSLNDANGSGLGRQFVFKPHQNANAEYALLKKNVKPIEWFSQVTGGYCFIKVKITGKNTLFMATSYDTDAKTVLGFHIRMPENVTSGSGSVACFQFRCPRVNSRTVVLLTPMTSGATCRYNKTAQTLNDVQSNQKLCPPGTLPDAAGQEKWLCIPFSTTDMFTTFWGTEKKGEERCLRNNQFYNQQDIPPVKSSAGSSVEYTCS encoded by the exons atgaaagaaatgaagcCTTCGGGGAACAGAAATCCGCGCAAGAATAAGTATATTGTGGCGATGTCACAGTCCTCCAGTCCAAAAAGGCGTTTGCTTATAGCACTTCTGGTTGCTATTATTTTAGTGGTGGTGGGAATCCTTCTTGCTGTATTGATTCCCACTTACATGAGAGGCAAGGGGAAACCTGAAAGCTCCAGTG AAAACATTCAAGAGCAAGCGAACGGTAAAGATTTAGACAGCAGAACTAAATCCGAAGTTGTTGTTGGTGTAACAACTAGAACATCTGTTTTCCAAG AGTCTATTTTCAACACTTTGAAATCGAAACAAGAAGGGTCGTTTTCACCGACTACCGAAGGTTCTTCATCTGTTCACTATCAGACGTCACTAAGTCGATCTTCCATGGCCACTTATACCacaacaaagaagaagaaaccaG GTGCCACCTCATCACTGATATCGTTGAATACAACACCTTCACCAAAAGCTATGTCGGTGGTCTCTGAGAAAGTTCAGACACCCTCGCTATCAAGTATTGTGTCATTGAGCACAAAGAAAACGAGAATAAGTGTTTCTTCAATAATATCATCGACGAGTGAAGTACGCTCAGTCAGCAGTGTGGCTGACCCGACAGTCATCGCGAATCTTTCGCCCAACAAAG AATCTAAGTGGTCTCGATGGAGCTCGTGGAGTGATTGCACCAAAACATGTGGTACTGGTTCACGATATCGTAACAGAACATGCGTGGCCATTAATAAGGGGGCAGTTTTTGCTCCTATCTCCTGTGCTGGAAAATCTTCGCAGACTGTGTCATGTGCAGAATGGAAATGCCCAG ATTGTTCAAGAAACTGCACCATTGGAACTCTGAATGACGCTTGTGACGCATGTACATGCCATCACCACGTTCTTTCCGGCCGGGTTTTGACAATAGAGAACGTGCCACTGTCAGAAGTAAACATATCACTGGCAGAGACACCATATAACATCCTTGCACAGACGAACGCCAGTGGACACTTCGCAACTCTAGGTGTCTGCGCGGGTGAGCAAGAACTACTACTGCAAAAATCTGGGTTTGTTCCTGTGAGGGAAAAAGCCAATGTACTGACTCCAACGATGGCTACGATTACTGTAAAGTTAGAGTTTGCAG TCCCACCATTTGTTACTGTTCATCCTAAAAGTAAAATACGCATGCCTGGTCAGGCTGTTACATTTTGTTGTGATGGAAAAGGGAATCCTCCACCGGAAATTGAGTG GTTTAAGGAGAACAACGTCATCGACAAAGAGTTGTACAATTATAACAACACTCTTGAGATAAGTGACGTCGCTGGTCTGAGTGGAAGTTTCCGTTGTCGCGTGGTAAATCAGTTTGGCTCCGAATTCTCTGAAGTGGCGGAGTTGAAAGTCATGG caaGGTCGGATGATTCATGCCCCTTAGCGCCTATTTCCAAAAATCAGACGCTGCCCCCTGGTTGCGTTTTAAACGGCACAAACATTACAATCTTAGACGTGGGAGAATGTGAGCGTGTTGCATGTGTAAAGAGGAAAGACACCTTTAATTCTTCTTGTTCAGAGCCTCTGCAATGCTGTGGGCCTCGCTCTTTTGATAACGTCCTTGTGAGGTGTGGAGCTTTCATGTCATTCActctttccaaaataaaaacctGTGGTTGTGACCAATGTATCGACGAACAAACAATAATGCAAGGTGTTACTGTTGGTCAAGATGGTAAAGCGGCGAAATTTGTagatttgttttttaatgataaacaaGTCGATAAAACGGATGTTGATggaatgttttcaatttctgttCCACGAGATACAAAGAGAGCGATAGTGACTTTtaaagatcaaatttttaagaaatttgaaGAGGAAGACAAAATTTTCGTTCTATACGAAGGACAGAAAGCAATGTATAAGGTTACACTGCGAGAGAAACCAAAGCCCCTCATTTTTAACGCGTCGGAACCATTGGATTTGCCGTTAGGAGGTAAGCTCGATAGCTTTGCTGATCTTGAGCTTCCCGAAAACTCCCTCCTGACTGAGGATGGCTCAGTTTTCCGGGGTAATGCTAAGGCCTCAGTTAGTGTCACTGATCCGCGTAACCTCTCTGACATCTTGACAGCTCCTGGAGATTTTACCACCGTGAGTGAAGACGGCCAAGAAGGAATCCTTGAGACGTATGGTATGATTAAGCTCAATATGGAGGATGATAATGGTAAACCTCTAGTTATGTCAAAGCCCATGAAGGTGTACCTAGATCCAGAAAAACTTAACTTGATCGTTTCTGAAGGTAATGCTTCCGTCAAACTTTACTGGCTCGACCGGAAGATGGGACGGTGGAGAGAGGCTGGGGATTTTTCTCTCGAAGATGGAAGCAAACGTAGACGAAAAAGAACCAACAGAATCTTTCTTGCAGGAACTGTGACACCTTCCATAGCTAGGGAAAATCTTAACTTTGATTGGCCACATGTGAGAGTCAGCTTACGTGTAACAGTCACGTCAAAAGAGGATAACGTCGTTGTAACGGCCATCCGCAAAGACAACAAGGGATATGTTCAGCGCACTACAAATCAAGGCGTGGTTTGCATGGCGATTTGGAAAGACGTGGACTATTACCTTCAAGCCGAAAAGGATTCCAAGTATTACGATCCTGATGAAAGTATTAGAGACTACATAAAACACGTTAATGGTAGTATTGTATCATTTGAAGGCGACGGTAAGACTATTGGATCGTTTGAGTTTCATAGCGCCCTGGTGAATCCAAGGGGGCCGATTTACGACGTCGACGACTGGGATGATGGAAGTGAAAAGCAGATGTGTGAAAAGTCCTTAAACGATGCAAACGGGTCAGGATTGGGCAGACAATTTGTGTTTAAGCCACATCAAAACGCCAATGCGGAATACGCATTGCTCAAAAAGAATGTTAAGCCCATTGAGTGGTTCTCGCAGGTGACAGGCGGATATTGTTTTATCAAAGTTAAAATAACTGGCAAGAATACTTTGTTCATGGCCACTAGCTATGATACAGATGCCAAAACTGTTCTCGGCTTTCACATCAGAATGCCAGAAAACGTTACCTCGGGTTCAGGCAGCGTTGCTTGTTTCCAGTTCAGGTGTCCGAGAGTTAATAGTCGCACAGTCGTTCTTCTGACTCCAATGACGTCGGGCGCTACATGCAGGTATAATAAGACAGCTCAGACTTTGAATGATGTACAGTCAAACCAAAAATTGTGTCCTCCGGGAACTCTACCCGACGCTGCGGGACAGGAAAAATGGCTTTGCATTCCGTTTTCAACCACGGATATGTTTACCACTTTTTGGGGAACGGAAAAAAAGGGCGAGGAGAGATGTCTTAGAAATAACCAATTTTATAATCAGCAAGATATTCCTCCTGTGAAATCTTCCGCCGGGTCATCCGTGGAGTATACATGCAG TTAA